The DNA window GTGGCGCTGGCCAACCTCGACATCCTTGAGCGCGAGGACCTGCCCGGGCACGTGCTGCGGTCCGAGGGCGCGTTCCGGTCGACCCTGGAGAAGCTGCTGGACCTGCCGATCGTCGGCGAGGTCCGCGGCGACGGGTTCTTCTACGGGATCGAGCTGGTCAAGGACAAGGAGACCAAGGAGACCTTCGACGACGAGGAGTCGGAGCGGCTGCTGCGGGGGTTCCTGTCCCGGGCGCTGTTCGAGGCCGGGCTCTACTGCCGGGCCGACGACCGGGGCGACCCGGTGGTGCAGCTGGCGCCGCCGCTGGTCTGCGACCAGTCGCACTTCGACGAGATCGAGCAGATCCTGCGCTCCGTCCTGACGGAGGCGTGGGCGCGGCTCTGAACTCACGGGCGTCCATCGCTTCCGGGCCGGCACGGGGCGGCCCGGAAGTCGTGGACCCTCCGGACATCCCGGCGATCGTGCGGCCGGATCGCTACGACGGACCGCATGGCCCAGACATGCGTTGCGGCGGGCACAATGGGAGGGCCATGACTTCCCTCCCGCTCGTCTTCGACGCGCCCGCGCGCTCCCGCAAGCCCCCTCGGCACCTGGCCGACCTGGCCCCGGCGGAGCGCCGCACGGTCGTGTCCGAGCTCGGGCTGCCGGCGTACCGGGCCGGGCAGCTGTCCCAGCACTACTTCGCCCGGCTGACCGACGACCCGGCGTCGATGACCGACCTGCCGACCGCCGCGCGGGACCCACTCGTGTCCGCGCTGCTGCCGACGCTCTGGACGCCGGTCCGGGAGGCGACCGCGGATGACGGGGCGACCCGCAAGACGCTCTGGCGGGCGTTCGACGGGGCGCTGGTGGAGACCGTGCTCATGCGCTACCCGGACCGGGTCACGATGTGCGTGTCGTCGCAGGCCGGCTGCGGGATGGCCTGCCCGTTCTGCGCCACCGGGCAGGGCGGGCTGACCCGCAACCTGTCCACGGCCGAGATCGTCGAGCAGGTCGTGGCCGGGGCGCGGTATCTCCGGCCCAGTGGCGAGCGGGTCTCCAACGTCGTGTTCATGGGCATGGGTGAGCCGCTGGCCAACTACAACCGGGTGCTCGGCGCGGTCCGCCGGCTGACCGACCCGGCCCCGGACGGGCTGGGCCTGTCCCAGCGCTCGGTGGTGGTCTCCACGGTGGGGCTGGTGCCCGCGATCCACCGGCTGGCCGCCGAGGGCCTGCAGGTCACGCTGGCCGTCAGCCTGCACGCGCCGGACGACGAGCTGCGCAACACGCTGGTCCCGGTGAACACCCGCTGGCCGGTGGGCGAGGTGCTCGACGCGGCCCGGGCCTACGCGTCGGCGACCGGGCGCCGGGTCTCGATCGAGTACGCGTTGATCCGGGACGTCAACGACCAGCCCTTCCGGGCCCGGCTGCTCGGCGAGCTGCTGCGCACCCGGCTCGGCCGGCACATGGCGCACGTCAACCTGATCCCGCTCAACCCGACGCCGGGCAGCGAGTGGGACGCGTCGCCGCGGCCGGCCCAGGACGAGTTCGTCCGGCTGCTGCGCGAGGCCGGGATCTCGACGACCGTGCGGGACACCCGGGGCCGGGAGATCGCCGGGGCCTGCGGCCAGCTGGCCGCGCGCGAATAGCTGTCTTCGCGCTGCTTACTCGCGCTGCTTGCTGCTTACTCGTCTTGCTGCTTACTCGTCGCGCCAGGCGTTCTTGCGGCGGTAGCGGTCGCGGATGAGCAGCAGCACCAGGATCGCGGCGATGCCGTAGAGCCAGGGCGCCTGCGCGGTGTTGTAGTACGTCGTCACGTTGATCAGGCAGAGGATGATCACCGAGACGATGGCCCCGACCCGGGCGGACTTGCCCCAGGACCCGTGCCAGCCCCAGTCCTCCGGCCGCTCGTGCCGGCGCGGCTGATCGGACGTCGTGTCGCCGGCTCGCTCCACCATGGGCGTCATCCTGCCAGACCCCTCACCGGCGCTGCATCGAGGAGTACAGCGCCTTCGCGGTGCCGCCGAGGTAGGGCGCCCAGACCACGCCGGGCCTGCCGCGGTAGGTGGAGCTGGTCACCGCGTACACGGCCGCGGGCCGGCCGTCGGGTCCCGGGGTGACCCAGGGGCCGCCGCCTCGCGCCCCGGGTCATCGAGCAGGCCAGCCCCTGCGACCCGCTCCGGTACGGGTCGGGCCGCACCGTGCCGCGGCAGTAGAGCGCCCGGCGGTCGCCGCCGGGCGCGGCGGCCGGGTAGCCGAAGGCCCAGACGTACGCCCCGCGCGGGGCGTCGAAGGCGACCGGCATGCTGCCGACCACGTCGGTCAGCCGCTTCCCGGCCCGCGGGGCGACCACCGCGTAGCCGACGTCGTCCCGGGTCCGGCCGCTGCCGACCCAGTCCCGCGGCGCCACCAGCGCGCGGGCGCTCCAGGTCCCGTACGGGCGGCGGCCGTCGTAGCCGGGCACGAAGACCCAGCCCTGCGGGGCGGCGTCCTGGTCGATCGCGGCCCGCAGGCGGGTGTCGCTCCCGCCGCCGTCGGCGCCGGTGCCGGTGGCCGACCGGGCGCCGCTGAGCCCGCCGGCGAGGCAGGCCAGGACGGCCGCCCGTGCGAGCGCACGCCTCATCGCGTCCCCGCCCCCCGAGCCGATGACGTGATGTCACTGATTGACTCCGAAAAGTAGTCATCGTGATCGCGGGGAGCAACCTCCGAGCAAGCGCGTCGGACCCGTACGCCACTATGAATCCATGGATTCCGCTCCTTCCGGCACCGGTGCCCGGGTGCCCGCGTCGTACGGCGCCTGGCCGTCCCCCATCGGCGCCGCCGAGGTGGCCGCGGGCGGGGTACGGCTGTCCTCGCCGCTGCCCGCCGGTGACCCCGTGGGCAGCGAGGTCTGGTGGACCGAAACGCGGCCCGCGGACGCCGGGCGCGTCGTCGTGGTCCGCCGGGATGCGGCGGGCACCGTCTCCGACGTGCTGCCCGCGGGCTGGAGTGCCCGCACCCGCGTGCACGAGTACGGCGGGCAGGCCTGGCTGCCGCTGCCGGACGGCGCGCTGGTGTTCGCGAACTGGACCGACCAGCGGGTCTACCGGCTGGACGCGGGCGCGACCGAGCCGGTCCCGCTGACCCCGGAGCCGGCCGAGCCCGCAGCCCTGCGGTATGCGGACCCGGTGCGCGCGCCCGGCGGCGCCGAGCTCTGGTGGATCCGCGAGGTCCACACCGAGGACGGCGTCACCCGGCACGTGGTCGCCGTGCCGCTGTCCGGCGCGGGCGGCACCGACCCGGCCGCGATCCGCGAGATCACCGGCGGCAGCGACTTCCTGGCCTTCCCGCGCCCGGCCCCGGACGGCCGCCGGATCGCCTGGATCGCCTGGGACCACCCGCGGATGCCCTGGGACGGTACGGAGCTGCGGGTCGGCGAGCTCGGCGAGGACGGCACCGTCACCAAGACGGACACGATCCTCGGCGGCGAGTCCGAGTCGGTGCTGCAGCCGGAATGGGCCGACGCCGAGACGCTCACGGTGGTCAGCGACCGCTCCGGCTGGTGGAACCTCTACCGGGTGCCCGCCGCGGGCGGCGAGCCGGCGCCGTTGTGCCCGCGGGCGGAGGAGTTCGGCCAGCCGCTGTGGACGCTGGGGCAGAATACGTACCAGCCCCTGCCGGACGGGCGGCTGGTCGTCGCCCACGGCACCGACACGATCGCGCTGGGCCTGCTCGACCCGGCCACCGGCGCGCTGACCGACCTGGACCTGCCGTACACGGCCTTCGGGGTGTCCCTGTCCGTCGCGGGCGGGACGGTGTTCACGATCGGGGCCAGCCCGGTCGAGCCGGCCGGTCTGCTGGCGATCGACCTGGGCGCCGGGACCGCGACCGTGCTGCGGACCTCGCTGGCGTCCCGGCCGGACCCGGCGTACCTGCCGACGCCGCGCTCGATCACCGTGCCCGGGCCGGGCGAGCGGGACGTGCACGCGCACGTCTACCCGCCCACGTCGCCGGGCGCGACGGCGCCGGCCGGGGAGCTCCCGCCGTACGTGGTGTTCGTGCACGGTGGGCCGACGGCGCACTCGTCCGCGACCCTGGACATCGAGAAGGCGTACTTCACCAGCCGCGGGATCGGCGTGGTGGACGTGAACTACGGCGGCTCGACCGGTTACGGCCGGGCCTACCGGGAACGGCTGCGCCGGCAGTGGGGCATCGTCGACGTCGAGGACTGCGTGGCCGTCGTGCAGGCGCTGGTCCGCGACGGGCTGGCCGACGGCGCGCGGCTGGCGATCCGGGGCGGCTCGGCCGGCGGCTGGACCACGCTGGCCGCGCTGACCACCACCGACACGTTCACCGCGGGCGCGTCGTACTACGGGGTTGCCGAGCTGATCGCCTTCGCCGCGGACACCCACGACTTCGAGTCCCGCTACATCGACGGCCTCGTCGGCACCCTGCCGGAGGACCGCGACGTGTACGTCGAGCGTGCCCCGCTCTCGCACGTGGACCAGCTGTCCTGCCCGGTGCTGCTGCTGCAGGGCCTGGAGGACAAGGTCGTGCCGCCGTCGCAGGCGGAGCTGTTCGTGGCGGCGCTGGAGAAGAAGGGCATCCCGCACGCGTACCTGGCCTTCGAGGGCGAGCAGCACGGTTTCCGCAAGCAGGAGACCGTGATCGCCGCGCTGGAGGCCGAGCTGTCCTTCTACGGGCAGGTCTTCGGCTTCGACCCGCCGGGCGTGCCCCGACTGGCGCTGTCCGAGGGCACCCCGCCGTCCCTATCCCAGGGGGACGAAGGCTGACAGCAGCACCCAGGACACGGCGGCGGCCGGCAGGAGCGAGTCCAGCCGGTCCATGAGGCCGCCGTGCCCGGGCAGCAGCGAGCCCATGTCCTTGATCCCGAGGTCGCGCTTGATCATGGACTCGCCGAGGTCGCCGAGGGTCGCGGTGACCACGATGGCCAGCCCGAACAGCGCGCCCTGCCACCAGTGGGCGCCGAAGAACTGGGTGAGGAACACGATCCCGCCGGCCACGCAGGCGGTCGTGGAACCGGCGAAGCCCTCCCAGCTCTTGGCCGGGCTGACCGTGGGGGCCATCGGGTGCCGGCCGAACACGACGCCGGCCGCGTACCCGCCGACGTCGCTGCAGACGACCGTCGCGATGAACGTGACGACCCGGCGGGCGCCGTCGTCGGGCACCGCGAGCAGCACCGCGAACCCGGCCAGGAACGGCACGTAGAGCGCCACGAACACGGCGGTGGAGATGTCGCGCAGGTAGCCGACCGGGCCGTCGGCCAGCCGCCAGACGAAGCAGGCCAGCGCGGTCAGCAGGAACGCGACCGCGAGCGCGCCGTCGCCGCGGAACCAGGCCAGCAGGTCCATCGCCAGCGCGCCCGCCAGCAGCGGCAGCAGGGGCGGGTGCGCCTCGGCCTTGCCGACCGCGCGCACCAGTTCCCAGACCGCGCCGCAGACCACGACCAGCAGCAGGACGACGAAGCCGAACCGGAACGTGAACAGCGTCC is part of the Mycobacteriales bacterium genome and encodes:
- a CDS encoding phosphatidate cytidylyltransferase, yielding MATESVESQRRRRGPGRNLPAAIGVGLALGGLVIGTLFTFRFGFVVLLLVVVCGAVWELVRAVGKAEAHPPLLPLLAGALAMDLLAWFRGDGALAVAFLLTALACFVWRLADGPVGYLRDISTAVFVALYVPFLAGFAVLLAVPDDGARRVVTFIATVVCSDVGGYAAGVVFGRHPMAPTVSPAKSWEGFAGSTTACVAGGIVFLTQFFGAHWWQGALFGLAIVVTATLGDLGESMIKRDLGIKDMGSLLPGHGGLMDRLDSLLPAAAVSWVLLSAFVPLG
- a CDS encoding DUF2631 domain-containing protein, coding for MVERAGDTTSDQPRRHERPEDWGWHGSWGKSARVGAIVSVIILCLINVTTYYNTAQAPWLYGIAAILVLLLIRDRYRRKNAWRDE
- a CDS encoding prolyl oligopeptidase family serine peptidase, producing the protein MDSAPSGTGARVPASYGAWPSPIGAAEVAAGGVRLSSPLPAGDPVGSEVWWTETRPADAGRVVVVRRDAAGTVSDVLPAGWSARTRVHEYGGQAWLPLPDGALVFANWTDQRVYRLDAGATEPVPLTPEPAEPAALRYADPVRAPGGAELWWIREVHTEDGVTRHVVAVPLSGAGGTDPAAIREITGGSDFLAFPRPAPDGRRIAWIAWDHPRMPWDGTELRVGELGEDGTVTKTDTILGGESESVLQPEWADAETLTVVSDRSGWWNLYRVPAAGGEPAPLCPRAEEFGQPLWTLGQNTYQPLPDGRLVVAHGTDTIALGLLDPATGALTDLDLPYTAFGVSLSVAGGTVFTIGASPVEPAGLLAIDLGAGTATVLRTSLASRPDPAYLPTPRSITVPGPGERDVHAHVYPPTSPGATAPAGELPPYVVFVHGGPTAHSSATLDIEKAYFTSRGIGVVDVNYGGSTGYGRAYRERLRRQWGIVDVEDCVAVVQALVRDGLADGARLAIRGGSAGGWTTLAALTTTDTFTAGASYYGVAELIAFAADTHDFESRYIDGLVGTLPEDRDVYVERAPLSHVDQLSCPVLLLQGLEDKVVPPSQAELFVAALEKKGIPHAYLAFEGEQHGFRKQETVIAALEAELSFYGQVFGFDPPGVPRLALSEGTPPSLSQGDEG
- the rlmN gene encoding 23S rRNA (adenine(2503)-C(2))-methyltransferase RlmN, translating into MTSLPLVFDAPARSRKPPRHLADLAPAERRTVVSELGLPAYRAGQLSQHYFARLTDDPASMTDLPTAARDPLVSALLPTLWTPVREATADDGATRKTLWRAFDGALVETVLMRYPDRVTMCVSSQAGCGMACPFCATGQGGLTRNLSTAEIVEQVVAGARYLRPSGERVSNVVFMGMGEPLANYNRVLGAVRRLTDPAPDGLGLSQRSVVVSTVGLVPAIHRLAAEGLQVTLAVSLHAPDDELRNTLVPVNTRWPVGEVLDAARAYASATGRRVSIEYALIRDVNDQPFRARLLGELLRTRLGRHMAHVNLIPLNPTPGSEWDASPRPAQDEFVRLLREAGISTTVRDTRGREIAGACGQLAARE